The genomic stretch GAGAAACGGAAGAATTACCGGAGTTACAGCCCAATCTCTGTCCTTATCGCGCCTTGGATGCCTTTGATTTCAGGGAGGAGGATGTTAAGGTCTTTTTTGGTCGTCGGGCATTGACGGATGAGTTATTGGGTCGGATTTGCGATCGCCCCTTTTTAGCCGTTTTGGGGCCGTCGGGAAGCGGGAAATCTTCCGTAGTCAGAGCGGGGTTACTCTACGAACTCCAGCAGGGCAAACGGCGATCGGGTACAGAAGACTGGCACATTTTAGACATTATCAAGCCTGGGGACAGTCCTCTGAGAAGTTTAGCGGGGATTTTTCTTCAGGAGGTAAAATCTCAAAAAAAGCGGGAGAATTTTCTGAATGATTATGTGACGGATTTGCAGGAACGCGGTTCGGTTACCTTGCGAGAACTGATTGAGGAAGAAGAGTACAAGCAAACCGTGGTTTTGGTAGTAGACCAGTTTGAGGAGATTTTTTCTCTCTGTCGCGGGAGTGAGGAGAAGGAGCAAGAGCGCAAGGATTTTCTCAATTGTTTGTTTGAGACGGTGGATGCGCTGGAGGGTCGATTGCGCTTGGTGATTACCTTGCGGGCGGATTTTCTGGGGAAATGTTTGGAACAGTCCGATGGTAATTTGGCGGAACGGATTAAGGCAAATCGGGTAGATATGACTCCTTTAACGGAGACGGAGTTGGAAGAGGCGATCGCAAAACCGGCGGCAACAGTAGGGTTGCGGGTGGCTGCGGATTTACGGGAGCGACTGAAAGCAGATATTCAAGCCGCACCGGGAAGTCTGCCGTTATTGCAATATGCTCTTTATGAATTATGGCAGGATTGGCGCAAGGGCTATGGCGAGGGAAATGCCAGTAATGAGCTGACGTTAGCAGGTTACACTCGCATCGGTGAGGTGGCGGGAGCATTGGAAAATCAAGCCAATGCGGTGTATGAATCTTTTGCCGAGTCTTCTGTTCAGCAAGGATTAGTTCGGCGTATTTTTCTGGAGTTGGTGCAACTCGGTGACGAAACGGAAGATACCCGACGGCGGGCGCGAAAGCAAGAATTAGTTAGCGATATCCACCCAGAAAGCATGGTGGATGAGGTATTGGAGAAATTGGTAGCATCTCGCTTGATCGTAACTTCTGTGGAGAATGGTTCTAGTGCAGTAGTCATCGATTTGGCCCATGAAGCAACCATACGTCATTGGCAGCAATTGCGCTCCTGGCTCAACCAGCATCGCCAAGATTTGCCGCTGATTCGTCAACTCCGCAGGGAGGCTGCGATTTGGGAAGACAATGGACAGCAATCCAAATATTTACTAGTTGGCGCTCGCTTAGACAATGCTCTAGATTGCGCGGAAAAATATCGAGAATTAGGGTATTTGAACGAGACCGTGCAAACCTTCATTCGGGTGAGTCGAGAAACATGGATTGCAGATGAAACGGAGAAGGAAAAGCAAATTTTAGAAGCGCTGTGCATGACCGCAGAGGTACAGTGGAATTGGCATCAGCAGTTAGAGTCCCTCGTAAGCCTTGCTAAGGCCGGAAAGCGCTTGCAAGAAATCCGGCAAACCCGACCGGAGGTTGAACCGGATAATAGTTCTAAGGCGATCGCAATCTTGTCGCAAATACTCAGAGACCGCATTCAGGAAAAAAATCGTTTAGAAGCTCATCAGGATTCAGTCAATGCAGTGGCATACAGTCCTGATGGTCAGATTCTGGCTTCTGCCAGCAATAGAACGATCAAACTCTGGCAAGTAGACGATGGTAGTCTTCTTAATACTTTAGAAGGGCATGATAATGGGGTCAATGCATTGGCAGACAGTCCCGATGGTAAGACTCTGGCTTCTGCCAGCTATGATAGAACAATTAAACTCTGGCAAGTGGACGATGGTACTCTCCTCCATTCTTTAGAAGCTCATCAGGATTCAGTCAGGGCAGTGGCATATAGTCCCGATGGTCAGATTCTGGCTTCTGCCAGCAATAGAACGATCAAATTCTGGCAAGTAGACGATGGTAGTCTTCTCAATACTTTAGAAGGGCATCAGAATGGGGTCAGTGCAGTGGCATATAGTCCTAATGGTCAGATTCTGGCTTCTGCCAGTGCCGATAGAACGGTCAAACTCTGGCAAGTAGACGATGGTAGTCTCCTCAATACTCTAGAAGCTCATCAGCATTGGGTCAATGCAGTGGTATACAGTCCTGATGGTAAAACTCTGGCTTCTGCCAGCACCGACTACACGGTCAAACTCTGGGATGCAGAAGTCGATCTCGATGCGCTAAGGATTCGAGCTTGCGACTGGCTTCGCGGCTACCTGACCCATAACCCCAATGTTAACCCCAGCGATAGAAAACTCTTAGAATCGCCTGCTTTTGTCGGCAGCGATCGCCCCTAAATGTAGCAGGACGCAAGTCATCTAAATGCTAAATCATCAGTGTGAGTTATATAGTAGTGCAAAGGATTGTTAGGATATTTTCTATTGCCTGTTGCCTACTGCCTATTGTCTCAAACCATAACCTCACTGTCCTAACCAACTTATTCATTGCTATAGTCGCCATAGTGAAGGTTGCACCAGCAGAATGATACAACGACAAAGGAATGGGGAATTGGAAAACTGATTCCCCATTATTAATAGTTAATGATTAATTAATCAAAGCCCACTAAACTTTCAGCCATTTCTATGCCTTTACGCACGGATGTAGCGGACTCATGGAGGGCAGCAATTTCCGACTCTGCTAGGGGCAACTCCAAGATTTTCTCAATTCCCTGATATCCCAATTGACAGGGAATGCCCATATAAATGTCATTCAAACCATATTGGCCTTGGAGATATCCGGCAACCGGCATAAAGCGGGATTGATTGTGTAATACGGCTTCCACCATGAGACAGACTGAGGATGCAGGCGCATAATAAGCACTACCGGTTTTCATCAGTTGCACAATTTCTGCACCGCCTTTGCGAGTCCTCTCGACGAGGCGATCGATCGCGGCTTGATCCATGAGTTCGGTAATGGGAATTCCCCGAACCGTGGAAAATCGAGGTAAGGGAACCATCAGATCCCCATGTCCTCCTAAGACTAGAGTTTGGATATCGGCGATCGAGCATCCTAACTCTAGGGAGATAAAAGTTTGAAATCGTGCTGAATCAAGAACTCCTGCCATTCCCATAACCCGACTGGAGTCGAGACCACTTGCTTTCCACGCCAAATAGGTCATTACATCCAGGGGATTGGTGACTAACATAAAGATCGCTTGGGGACAGTGCTGGACGGCCTCTTTGACCACAGATTTAACGATTTTGGTATTGATTTCGACCAACTCTTCCCGACTCATGCCTGGTGTACGGGGTTTCCCTGCGGTAATCACCACAATATCGCAATCGACCAAATCGGCATAATTATTGGTACCGATCAATTGGCGATCGTGGCGCTCGACTCCCCGTGCTTCCATCAGATCCAAGGCGATCCCTTGAGGCATCCCTTCAATCACATCCAAGAGAACCACATCGGCTAAGTCTTTTTCTGCAATACGTTGCGCCAAGGTGCTGCCGACTTTTCCCGCTCCAATGATACCGACACTTGGAGCGATCGCTTGATGAGATTTAACCATGGCAAATTCTCGTTTTTGTTAGTTGAACAACTCTAGTTGATCGACACGCAGCCAAATATTGGGGGTGGGAACCTGACCAAATTTGACTAAGGCGTAGTCACCTTTGATATCCATGATCTCGCCTTGGGTTTCAAAAATGTAGGGAGGAAACCGGGTATCACTTGCACAAGCTTCTAGGGAATTGTCCAGTTTTTCTTGGATAGCCCGTACCATTGAACCTTTTTTAATTGCTGCTGCCATAATCAACTCAGGAATTACGTTTCAAAACTTCCCTCATGATACCAAGGAGCGATCGGGATTCAAGGATTGATTTTAGCGGTTATTCTTCTGAAGGGATTTAATTTTAGATTTAAATCAGAAAGGACACCGACGACTGGCCGTGTTTCGTCTCGGTGTCCTTACTGGTTCGCTCCTCACACGATAGTCAATATAGCTTACTCAATTGGGTTTGTCATCCCTTGAAGAAATTTTTTTGGTGGCATCCTCTACAATTCCGGGGGGGCAATCAGGTTTAATCCTTTTTCTAGTAAGGTTTTGAGGGTTTTTCTGGCGATCGCCACTAATGCCAAACGACTGAGGGAAAGTGGGCGATTTTCCTTTAAAGTTGATCCCCAGATCCGGCATTGACGATCGAATCTCAGAAGATCTTGACTAAGTTTTCCGGTTAAGGAGGGTAAGCGCGGGGAGGCTCGATCGTCATTGAGAGTATCCCAGATATGCAAGAGGGAGCGGATTAAGGTCTGTTCGCTGGGATGAACGAGTTGAAATTTTCCGTCATCTAACCAAGGAATGCGATCAGGTTCGACGATCTTTAATGTAGACTCATCCAGGCTCATTAACCCTTGATGTTGGGCAAGACGCAAGAGGGCGCAACAGCGAGCATGGGCAGCTTGCCAGGTAAAGACTTCTGGGGAGTGAGGATCGGTCTTAGGGAATAGGGTTGTGTTACATAGTGTTGAGGATTCAACTGGGTACTCCATCGCAGCACGTGGCGCTGTAAGTACGAAGGGAGTGAGCAAAAAGGCTTGCAATTGCTCGGCTAAACCTAGATCGCAGTAATGAAATTGCAGCCAACCGGGAGAACGAACAGAAAGGGAAAATGCGAATAAGTTCTCTTGTAGGGAAAGGAACTCCAGCAATTGTTTAGCTAAATGCAGAGAGGTTAGGCCACTATAGGAAGATAGTTTAAGGGCGATCGCCGATTGATAGCCTAAGGGTTGATGCTCTGGCAACAGTTCCACCGGAATTTCTTCACGCTTCAAACTGACGAAGGATGTTTCTATTCCCTGATGGATGGCCTTTTGCAGATTCTTTTTCATCGTAGGGGAATTTGGCTCAGGTATTCAGTAAGGTGAAAGGCATCTACGCCTAAAGCCGTGCGCTGTTGAGCCGCTAATATTCCAGCTTGAGCGTGCCACCAGGTAGCCGTCTGGGTTGCCATTTCTGGAGCTTGGGGGAGTTGGGCAACTAGACCCCCTAACAACCCGGTAAGTACGTCACCACTGC from Roseofilum reptotaenium CS-1145 encodes the following:
- the mdh gene encoding malate dehydrogenase; the encoded protein is MVKSHQAIAPSVGIIGAGKVGSTLAQRIAEKDLADVVLLDVIEGMPQGIALDLMEARGVERHDRQLIGTNNYADLVDCDIVVITAGKPRTPGMSREELVEINTKIVKSVVKEAVQHCPQAIFMLVTNPLDVMTYLAWKASGLDSSRVMGMAGVLDSARFQTFISLELGCSIADIQTLVLGGHGDLMVPLPRFSTVRGIPITELMDQAAIDRLVERTRKGGAEIVQLMKTGSAYYAPASSVCLMVEAVLHNQSRFMPVAGYLQGQYGLNDIYMGIPCQLGYQGIEKILELPLAESEIAALHESATSVRKGIEMAESLVGFD
- the ndhO gene encoding NAD(P)H-quinone oxidoreductase subunit O, whose product is MAAAIKKGSMVRAIQEKLDNSLEACASDTRFPPYIFETQGEIMDIKGDYALVKFGQVPTPNIWLRVDQLELFN
- a CDS encoding DALR anticodon-binding domain-containing protein, which translates into the protein MKKNLQKAIHQGIETSFVSLKREEIPVELLPEHQPLGYQSAIALKLSSYSGLTSLHLAKQLLEFLSLQENLFAFSLSVRSPGWLQFHYCDLGLAEQLQAFLLTPFVLTAPRAAMEYPVESSTLCNTTLFPKTDPHSPEVFTWQAAHARCCALLRLAQHQGLMSLDESTLKIVEPDRIPWLDDGKFQLVHPSEQTLIRSLLHIWDTLNDDRASPRLPSLTGKLSQDLLRFDRQCRIWGSTLKENRPLSLSRLALVAIARKTLKTLLEKGLNLIAPPEL
- a CDS encoding nSTAND1 domain-containing NTPase, which encodes MICCVEKGGETEELPELQPNLCPYRALDAFDFREEDVKVFFGRRALTDELLGRICDRPFLAVLGPSGSGKSSVVRAGLLYELQQGKRRSGTEDWHILDIIKPGDSPLRSLAGIFLQEVKSQKKRENFLNDYVTDLQERGSVTLRELIEEEEYKQTVVLVVDQFEEIFSLCRGSEEKEQERKDFLNCLFETVDALEGRLRLVITLRADFLGKCLEQSDGNLAERIKANRVDMTPLTETELEEAIAKPAATVGLRVAADLRERLKADIQAAPGSLPLLQYALYELWQDWRKGYGEGNASNELTLAGYTRIGEVAGALENQANAVYESFAESSVQQGLVRRIFLELVQLGDETEDTRRRARKQELVSDIHPESMVDEVLEKLVASRLIVTSVENGSSAVVIDLAHEATIRHWQQLRSWLNQHRQDLPLIRQLRREAAIWEDNGQQSKYLLVGARLDNALDCAEKYRELGYLNETVQTFIRVSRETWIADETEKEKQILEALCMTAEVQWNWHQQLESLVSLAKAGKRLQEIRQTRPEVEPDNSSKAIAILSQILRDRIQEKNRLEAHQDSVNAVAYSPDGQILASASNRTIKLWQVDDGSLLNTLEGHDNGVNALADSPDGKTLASASYDRTIKLWQVDDGTLLHSLEAHQDSVRAVAYSPDGQILASASNRTIKFWQVDDGSLLNTLEGHQNGVSAVAYSPNGQILASASADRTVKLWQVDDGSLLNTLEAHQHWVNAVVYSPDGKTLASASTDYTVKLWDAEVDLDALRIRACDWLRGYLTHNPNVNPSDRKLLESPAFVGSDRP